The segment AGCGCCTCACCTCCATCAGGGGCGTTTACCCTGTCGGTGGAGACATTACACAGTCTTCAATCGATCAGCTCGCCGCGCTGATGAAAAAGTGCGAGGCGGTGATTCACCTGGTCGGCGTCATCATCGAAAAGGGCACGGGGGGATTCGAGGCCGTTCATGTCGAGGGCACCCGCCGGGTGGTCGAGGCGGCGAAGCGGGCCGGCGTGAAGCGGTTCGTTCACATGAGCGCGCTGGGCACCCGCGAGGGCGCCGTGGCCCGCTACCACAAGACCAAATGGGCGGCGGAACAGATCGTCCGCGAGAGCGGAATCGCGTGGACCATTCTCCGCCCTTCAATCCTTTTCGGGGAAAAAGACGAGTTCCTGAACACCTTCGCCGGAATCGCACGGATTTCGCCCGCCCTTCCCGTCATCGGATCGGGGAAGGGAAAGCTGCAACCCATCTGGGTGGAAGACGTGTGCCGCTGCTTCACGCGGGCGCTGGAGCGGCCCGAGACGGGGGGGAAGGTGTTCGAGCTCGGCGGCGAAAAGGCCTATGCCCTGAAAGAGATTTTGCGGATGCTCCTGAGGGCCTCCGGCAAGAAGCGGCTTCTCATCCACCTGCCGGTGCTGCTGGCGCGGCTTCAGGCGGCCCTGTTCGATGTGCTTCCCGGAAAGCCCCCCTTCACCGCCGACCAGATCACGATGCTGGGCGAGGACAACGTGTGCGATCCCGGCCCGATGAAAGCAGCCTTCGATCTGGCGCCCCGCTCCCTCGAAGACTACATGGAAAAGAGCTTCGGCCACGCCCCCGCGTAGATCACACGCACTTTCGCGGAAACTCTGATGGCGAAAACGAGAATCCTGTTTCTTTGCACGGGCAACTCCTGCCGGAGCCAGATGGCGGAAGGGTGGGCGCGGCATCTTCGCGGCGATCGGATCGCGCCCTTCTCCGCCGGCATCGAGGCGCACGGCCTCAATCCCCGCGCGGTGCGGGCGATGGAGGAGGCGGGCGTTGGCATCTCCGGCCAGTCCTCGAAGACCCTCGCCGCCCTTTCGGGCACCACCTTCGATTATGTCGTGACGATCTGCGGCCATGCGCACGAAGCCTGTCCCGCCTTTCCGGGCGGCGCGAAGATCATCCACAGGGGATTCGACGATCCGCCCCTCCTTGCGAAAGGGGCCGGGACGGAAGAGGAAGCCATGCTTCACTACCGGCGGGTGCGCGATGAGATCCGCGCCTTCATCGAAACCCTCCCCGGTGCGCTGGCGGATCGATCGGAAGGGGGATGACGGAGAGCGTCAGGGCGTTCCGTTCCGCGATTCATGAACCGCCCGAAGGACGGCCCGCTGCGCGCTCGAAAGCGGAAGGGCGCTTATTTCCTCAACGTCCGCCCACAAACGATCTTCGCTCTCCCTGCGGTCTCGGCGGCTTGATGCGGGCAGGGCGGCGTGGACGATGAACCGGATCTTCCGGTGGGTGAGCGTGCGCTCAAGGCGCGCGATCTCGGGACCCGCCCGCCAGCCCGCGCCGAAGTGCGCCGCGCAGATTTTTTCGAGCAGCGGGGCTTTCGCGGACCGGGCGTGACCCTCCGCCATCTCGCCGGGAAGCTCCCACATTCCCCCGAAAAGACCCTCATCGGGCCGCTTTCTGAGCAAGAGGCGCCCGGCCTGTTCCCCCCACAGCTGAACCGCCGTCGTTTTTGCGGGGGGTGTCTTCTTTTTCTTGCGGGGGCGGCGAGAGACCGTGCCCGCCTCGCGGGCCGCGCAAAGAAGGCGGAGCGGACATGCCCCGCAGGCGGGATTGCGCGGGGTGCAGATGCGCGCGCCCAGGTCCATGAGGGCCTGGTTGAAGTCGCCGGGCCGGGAGGAAGGGACGAGCGCTTCCGCCTCTTCCTCGATGAATGCGCGCCCCTTGGGGGCGTCCACGGGGAGAGCGCAATCGAGCAGCCGGCTGAGAACGCGCAGGACGTTTCCGTCCACGGCGGCGGTTCGCTCCCCGAAGGCGATGCTGGCCAGCGCGCCGGCCATGTAGGGGCCCACCCCGGGGAGAGCGCGGAGCGCCTCGCGGCCCTCAGGCAGCTTCCCGCCCATGGCGTCCGCGATCCGACGGGCGGCACGATGGAGGTTGCGGGCGCGGGCGTAATAGCCCATCCCCTGCCATTCGGCGAGGACGCTCTCGAGCGGGGCGTCCGCCAGGGCGGCGATGGTGGGAAAGCGTGCGAGGAAGGGGAGGTAGCGCGCGCGGACGGTCTCCGCCCGCGTCTGCTGCAGCATGGATTCGGAGACCCAGATGCGGTAGGGGTCTTTTTCTCCCCGCCAGGGCAGCTCGCGCTTTTCCCTGTCGTACCAGCGGAGAAGCCGCTCTCTGATGGCCCGGCGCCAGCGCGCCTCCGGGAGCCGGGTGTTTTCGCTGCGGTGGCTTTCGGCGGTTTTGTTTGGCATGTTTTTCGGATAATGATGTTGGAGGTTTTTATGTTTTGGCGATTTCGCCCCATGGCCCAGGGATCGGCAGGCATTATGCGCCCGGATCGTCTCCTTCATCCAGCCCGCTTTTTCGTTTTTCTCTGGCTTTTTGTCTCGGCTTCGGCGGGGGCTCCTTTCCTCACGGCGGAGGCCGCTCCCGTTGAGCGATATGTTCTGGGCGCCGCGCTCGAGCTCTCCGGCGCGGGTGCTGCTTTCGGGAAAGAGGCCCGGGACGCCATTCTGCTCGAAGTGGACCGCATCAACCGCCTGGGCGCCGGCCAGTCCCCCCGCCGGGAAATCTGGCTCATCATCCTCGACACGGCAGGGCTGCCCGCCAAGGCGGCGAGCGCGGTCCGCAATCTGGCGCTCGATCACAACGCCGTCGCGATCATTGGCCCCACGGAGCCGACCTCCGCGCTTTGGGCGGCGGCGGAGGCCGAGCGCCAGCGCGTTCCCTTTATTTCACTCTCCTCTGCCGGGGATCTGTTCGAGGAACCGAAGAAATGGGTGTTTTCCTCCGCCCAGTCATTTTCCATGCAGGCGCAACGGATTCTTCAGCACATGCAGGGGCTGGGGATGCGGAAAGCCGCCGTTCTGGCGCCAGAGGACGAGTATGGCGCGCACGGCCGGGAGCGGCTCAGCGCGCTGGCACCGGAGGCGGGCATCTCCCTCGTCCTGAACGAGGCGCATTCGCCGCAGGAGCACAATTTTCTCCCGTTCATTCAGCAGGCGATGGCGCGGAGCGCGGATGTCTTTCTGGGCTGGACCCGGAACGAATCCCGGCTGGCGCTTCTCCGGGCCCGCTTGGCGCTCGATGCGGATTTGCCCGTTTATCTTTCGGCACCTTTTTTGCGCCCGCAGAACGAAAAGGAGAACAGCCGCGTCATGGCGGGCGTCCGCTTCCCGGCGCACAGGATTCTGGCCACCGATCTCCTTCCCCCGGAAGAGCCGGGCCTGGGCGAGGTGCAATGGTTTCGGGCAGCCTTCAGCTACCGTTTTCAACGCCCGCCTGGCGGGATGGCGGCATATGCGGCGGATGCGGTGCGGATCTTCGCGGAAGCAACATCCTCCAAAAAAATCGACCGGAGCACAGTTCAGCGCAAAATCGAGGAAATGCGCAGCTTCATGGGGCTCACCGGGAGATTCCGTTTTTCGCGCCGCCGCCACCAGGGCCTCTCGGCGGACTCCTATCTCATGATCCGCGTGGGAGAGGACGGAAAATGGGAGCTGGACCGCTCCCCTAAGGTCCCTCCCCCTTCCCCCTGAGCGCTCGCAGATCCCCTGAAAATTCAGGAAATTCCGCAAATCCGGATTGACAAAACCCAGCAGGAAGTATATATATACGACTAGATTTATCGCCGACTAAATAGGTCGGATTAATGGGTGCCTGAAAACCCACCCAAGTGTTTGTTTTTAAAAGGACTAAGAAATTTTCACTTTTTCCAAGCGAACGGATTACGGTTTGATGGCGCTTGCCCACCTCGCCAGCCAGGAGGAGGGGGAGGCCACCAACGCCAAGGCCATCGCCGCCCGCTACGGACTTCCCTCGGAACTGCTGGCCAAGACCATGCAGCAGCTTGCCAAGAGCGGAATCGTCGACTCCCGCAACGGCCCCAAGGGGGGGTACGTTCTTTCCCGGCGGCCCGAGTCCATCAGTGTCGTGGAAATCATCGAGGCCATCGAGGGCCCGGTTGCTCTGGCGAACTGCCAGGTGGGCGTTCCCGCCGACTGCGATCAGTTTGGGACCTGTCCCATCGTTCAGCCCATGGAGCGCATTCAGGGGAAAGTGATCGAGCTGCTCTCCCGCATGACGCTTCTGGATATGACCAATACACCCCTAGGAGTTTTTCAATGAGCCTGAAGTTTCCTATCTATATGGATTACCAGGCGACCACGCCGCTCGATGAGCGCGTGCTCGAGGAGATGCGCCCGTATTTCACCGAAAAGTTCGGGAACGCCGCCAGCCGCAATCACAGCTACGGATGGGAGGCGGAAAAGGCCGTCGATCAGTCCCGAGAGAAGCTGGCGGCCGTGATCGGCGCCGACCCCCGCGAGATCATTTTCACGAGCGGCGCCACCGAGTCGGACAACATGGCCCTGAAGGGCGTTGCCGAGATGTACAAGAGCAAAGGGAAGCACATCGTCACCTCGGGCATCGAGCACAAGGCCATCATTGACTCGGCGAAGCGCCTCGAAACCTGGGGCTTCGATGTCACCTACATCGATCCGCCCGAGGACGCCATCACCACGGCAAAGATGGTGGAAGATGCGCTTCGCGAGGACACCATCCTGGTTTCCATTATGGCGGCGAACAACGAGGTGGGCGTCCTGAATCCCATCGGCGAGATCGGAAAGCTCTGCCGGGATCGCGACATCTTTTTCCACACGGACGCCACCCAGGGCTACGGAAAAATTCCGATCGACGTGGACGAGATGTGCATTGATCTGCTCTCCGCTTCCGGCCACAAGATTTACGGGCCCAAGGGCGTGGGGCTGCTCTACGTGCGGCGCAGAAAGCCGCGCGTGCGCCTCTCGCCGCTCATTGACGGTGGCGGCCATGAGCGCGGCATGCGCTCGGGCACCCTGCCAACCCACCAGATTGTGGGCACCCTGAACGTGACGGGCATCGTCGGCTTCGCGAAGGCAGCGGAGCTCTGCGCGGAAGAGATGGAAGAGGAAAACATCCGCCTCGTGAATCTCCGCGACAGGTTCAAGTCCATCCTCTTCGAGAGCCTCGAGGAGGTTTACATCAACGGGCACGAGACGAAGCGCCTGGCTGGGAACCTGAACGTCAGCTTCCCCTATGTCGAGGGCGAATCCCTCATCATGGGCCTGAGCGATGTGGCGGTCTCCTCCGGCTCGGCGTGCACCTCGGCGAGCCTCGAGCCGAGCTACGTTCTCAAGGGAATGGGCCGCGGCGACGAGCTGGCCCACTCCTCGATCCGGTTCGGTCTCGGCCGCTTCACCACCGAGGAAGAGGTGGAATACGTCGCGGAAAAAGCCGTGGAGATCGTGAACCGGCTTCGCGAGATGAGCCCACTCTACGAGATGGTGAAAGAGGGTGTCGATCTCTCGAAAGTGGAATGGCAGTCGCATTAATAAGTTGATCCGGGAGGAAACAACCTCCCCTCTGATACAGGAGAAAGCGGGAAATGGCCTACAGTGACAAAGTGGTCGATCACTACAACAATCCACGGAACGTCGGCTCTCTCGACAAGAACGATCAATCTGTCGGAACAGGGGTTGTCGGCGCCCCCGAATGCGGTGATGTAATGAAGCTGCAGATCAAGGTCAACCCCGAGGGCGTGATCGAGGACGCCAAGTTCAAGACCTTTGGCTGCGGAAGCGCCATCGCGTCGAGTTCCCTGGCCACGGAGTGGCTCAAGGGCAAGACGATCGACGAGGCGGAGGAGATCAAGAACACCCAGATCGTAGAGGAGTTGAGCCTTCCGCCGGTCAAAATTCACTGTTCGGTGCTGGCCGAGGATGCCATTAAAACGGCACTGAACGATTTCCGCGAGAAAAACAGCCTGCCGGTTGCCGAGAAAAAAGGCCACCATTAGGCCGCGCCGGAAGGTTATGGGCCGGAGGGAAAAACAATGGATTCTGTGACGGACAAAGAAAAAAAACTCACCATCGAGGTGACCGACAAGGCGGTGGAGAACATCAAGCGCCTTCAGGAGAAAGAGGGCAAGGCGGACACCGTCGTCCGCGTGGGCGTCCGCGGGGGCGGGTGCTCGGGGCTTTCCTACGTTCTTCAGTTCGAGAGCGCCGAGAAGGCCGGCCTCATGGATCATGTGATCGAAAAAGACGGCGCCCGCATCGTCATCGACAAGAAAAGCCTCATCTTTTTGGCGGGCACCACACTCGATTTCGATGACGGCTTGATGGGCAAGGGCTTTACGTTCAAGAATCCCAATGCCCACCAGACCTGTGGCTGCGGGGAAAGCTTCTCCGCCTAGCGCAGACCGAAGAACGCGCCGTGCTTCCCTGTAGCCCAGGTTGCGCGACGCGTTTTTTGTTGGAAGAGCACAGGGGGCGGCAGATCGCCGGCAAAGACGAATGAAAACAAAGCGGCAAGACAAAGCCAGGGAAAGTTTTCAGATTTTCGGGGAGAGCGGCGAGGTTCAGCCGATTCCCGCCGGCCTCGATCACTTCGCTTTCTTGGGTCTCCCGCGCCGGATGCGGCTCGACGAAAAGGAACTGGAGAAAAGATATTACGCGCTGAGCAAGAAGCTCCACCCCGACTACCATCAAGGCGAAACCGCATCGGTACGGATTCGCATCCTGGACGCCTCCGCCCGCCTCAACGAGGCGTACAAGATATTGAAGGATCCGCTTCGGCGGGCGGTGTACCTTGTCGAGCTCGAGAGCGGCAAGATGGCCGAGAACGACACCGCCCCTCCCTTGGAATTGATGGAGGAGATCCTCGAAGCCCAGGAGGCGGTTGCGGAACTCAAATGCTGTGACGGGGAAGAGGATGCGGCGCAGCAGCTTCGCAATCGGCTCAAGGCCGCCCGTGAGTGCTTCGAAGTTTTGCGCGCGGGGCAGTGGGCGACGCTCGAGGCTCTTTCCGGGAAATGGGATGCGGCGGCGGCGGCTGAAATCTCTCCCTCGGATGAAATCATCGACAAAATGCGGTCTGTGCTCGGGCAGAGAAACTATATCAACAACGTCCTCCGCAGCATCGAGGACGCACTTTTGGTGGCATTGTGAGTGAAGTCGTCGGCATCGATCTGGGAACGACCAACAGTCTTGTGGCGATCATGAAGGATGGCCGCCCCGAGGTGCTCGTTCCCGAGGGTGAGCGACCGCTCCTTCCTTCGGTCGTCAGCGTCCGGCCCGACCGGACTCTGGTGGGCGATGCCGCCCAGGCGGACCGCCTGACGAACAGCCGGAACGTCTTTTTCTCCATCAAGCGGTTCATGGGCCGGGGCTATGCCGATCTGGAAAAGGATCTGCGGCACATGCCCTTTCAGATCGATCCCACCCAGCCCGATGTGGTTCATGTCCTGGCGAGAGGGCGGGCCTACAGCGCTCCCGAGGTGAGCGCGCTGATCCTCCGCGAGCTGAAGTTGCGCGCGGAAAAGACGCTCAAGCGGCCTGTCCTCCGTGCCGTCGTTACGGTCCCGGCCTATTTCAATGACGCTCAACGCCAAGCCACGAAAGACGCGGGCCGGCTGGCCGGTCTCGAGGTGCTCCGCATCATCAATGAGCCGACGGCGGCTTCCCTGGCCTACGGGCTTCACAAGCGTGACCGGGGGGTCGTCGCCGTCTTCGATCTGGGCGGCGGCACGTTCGACATCTCCATTCTCCGGATCAAGGACGGGGTGTTCGAGGTGCTGGCGACCGGTGGCGACACCCATCTGGGCGGCGATGATTTTGATCGCGCCATCGCCGATCATCTTTTTGCGAAAGTGAAGGCGGAAACCGGGGCCGATCTTGCCGCAGATCCGGGAGCGGTGGCGGCGCTGGCGGTGGCGAGCGAGAAGGCAAAACGGGATTTCACCGAGTCCGATCGGACCGAGATTGCCCTGGAAAACCCAGGGGATACGGACCTTTCCTGGAAATGCACCCTGACCCGGCAAGAGATGGAGGAGATCGTCTCGCCCATCGCGCGCCGGACCATCACTCCCTGCCGGCGGGCGCTGGCGGATGCCGGAATCGCGCCGGAGGAGGTGGACGAGGTGATTCTCGTCGGCGGCTCGACCCGCATGCCGCTGATCCGGCGGATGGTGGAGGAGTTCTTCGGCCAAACGCCCCATTCCGAACTGAATCCGGATGAGGTGGTGGCGCTCGGCGCGGCCGTGCAAGCGGACATCCTGGCCGGCGGGCGCAAGGACATGCTCCTTCTCGATGTGACCCCGCTCTCGCTGGGCATTGAGACCATGGGCGGCGCGATGGGGTGGATCGTTCCGCGGAACACGACCATTCCGACGAGTGCGCGCGAGACTTATACGACGTTCAAGGACAACCAGACCGGCGTGGACATTCACGTGCTTCAGGGGGAGCGGGAACTGGCGAAGGACAACCGTTCGCTTGCCCGCTTCAAGCTCGGGATCGATCCGGGCCCGGCCGGTCTTGCGCGGATCGAGGTCAACTTTCTCGTGGACGCCAACGGGATTCTCAGCGTGACGGCCCGTGACATGCGGACGGGGAAGGCCGCCTCCGTGGACGTGCAGCCCTCCTACGGCCTGACTGACGAGCAGGTGGAGCATATGCTCCTCGATTCATTCGAATACGCCGAGGAGGACATTCGGGCCCGGCAGCTTCTCGAGGCCTGCAACGAGGCCGAAACCATGCTGATCGCCACGGCGCGGGCACTGCAGAGCTATTCCGGGGCGGAATCCGACGCGAAGGAAGCTGAGCGCGTTACCGCAGCCGTGGCCGCCCTGGAAGGGGCTGTTCGCGGCGGGAGCGCTCCTGCGATCCGGGAGAAGATCGACGCGCTGAATGAAGTGACGATGCCGCTCGCCGAGCGGATGATGGACAATGTTCTCAAGGCGGCCTTGCAGAACAAGAAGGTGAGCGAGGCGCTCTCGGACTAAAAACAACCTCGATTTCGGGGAGAGGCAGGGGAGCGGGATGGCCAAACTTTTCTTTCGGGACGAAGACAAGGAAATAGAGATTCGGGCGGGCGAAAATATTCTAGAAGTCGCCCTTGAAAACGGTATTCATTTGGATCATGCTTGCGGCGGTGTGTGCGCCTGCTCGACTTGCCATGTGAAAATTCTCGAGGGAGGGGATTTTTTCCCCGAGGCGGAGGAAGAGGAAGAAGATCAGCTCGACAACGCGCGCGATGTGGATCTGAACAGCCGGCTCGCATGCCAGTCGGTTCTGGTGCGGGACACGAATGAGGCCATCGTTGTCGAGATTCCCTTCTGGAACGTGAATCTGGTGAAAGAAGGCCCTGACGCGGCCCGCGAGGCCCACTAGGCGCTGCAGGAGAGAAGGTTTTGCAGAAACTGAGCTGGGATGACGCGGAAGACATCGGGATCGCCCTGTTCGAGAAACATCCTGATACCGATCCACTCTCGGTCCGCTTTACCGATCTGCATGAGTGGGTATGCAACCTGAAGGATTTCGTGGGTGACCCCATGGAGTCCAACGAGGGAAAGCTTGAGGCGATCCAGATGGCCTGGTTGACTGAATACCAAGAGGAAAACGGCGGATAACCGTCGTTCGCCAGTGAAAGATGACGGAGTCACAAAAGGCGCCGGGACAGACAAAGGACGCCAGAGAGATCCCCGGCGGTCCCCATCCTGCGGGCGAAAAAAACAGATTGGCAGCCGGAGGCCCGGGCCCGAAGGGCCGGATCCTGGTGGTGGATGACGACAAGGTCACCACGGCCATGATCGAAAAGGTGTTGTCCAAGGAAGGCTTCGAGGTGGCGGTGGTGAACGACCCCAAAGAAGCCCTGAACGCGGAGCTCCCCTTCACGCCCCAGGTCATTTTGATGGATGTGTTGATGCCCGGGGTGTCGGGCATCGAGCTCACCCGCCTCCTGAAGAAAGGGCTGGAGTCTCACCCCATCCGCATCATCATTTTCTCGGCCCTGAAAGGAAAAGCCGACATCGAAAAGGCCCTCGAGGCCGGCGCGGACGCCTACCTGACCAAGCCGGTGGAAAGAAAGCAACTAATCCAGCAAGTGTTTACTCAGCTTCGCGCCGTCAAGGCGGAGGAGACGATCACGGAGATTCGCGATCTTACCTCCACCCGCGAAGGAGCCCCAACGGCCCGCCTTGAGGCCATCGCCCGGCTTCTCCGGGAAAACGGTTTTGATTCCTAGGTTTTCCACGCACCCCCTCCGCAAATAGACACCCCCGGGCGGTTCAGCAGAATCCGCACCCCCCCTTGTTCTCCTTGTCCGGCTGTCCCTTTTCCCGCGCTTTCCCTTGGGCTACGATGGCCCTCTCGTAGGTTCGAACCGGATTTGTCAAAGCGCCAGGAGGCCGAGCGTGGCAGAGGAAAAATTCGCAGGCGGAAAATTGATCCTTCGCCGGGAAGGACCGATCGCCACCGTTGTGCTCAATCACCCCGAAAAGATGAACGCCATCGAGTTGGAGATGTGGGCCGGGCTCGGCAGGATTTTGCCCAGGCTCGAAAAGGACGACACCGTTCGGGTTCTCGTTTTCCGGGGGGCGGGCGTCAAGGCCTTCTCCGCCGGTGCGGACATCTCCCGCTTTAAAAGCGAGCGCTTCAGTTCCGCCCAGGCGCGGGCTTACGCCGAAAACGGCTTCTGGGCGGTGGACGCGATCGAAGCGTTTTCCAAGCCCACCCTTTCCCTGATCGAGGGGGCGTGCGTGGGCGGCGGGGCGGAACTTGCCTCCTCGACCGACATTCGCATCGCGGGCGAGTCGAGCCGGTTCGGCGTCCCCACCGCAAAGCTCGGGCTGGTCGCGGGCCACGCCGAGCTGCGCCGGTTCCTGAACATCATCGGGCCGGCCCGCACGCTGGAGATGCTCTACACGGCGCGTCTTTTCTCGGCCCAGGAGATGTTGGCGGCGGGCTTTCTCTCTCGCGTGGTGCCGGACGCGGAAGTCGAAAAGACCGTTTACGAGACGGCCGGGCGCATCGCCTCCCTCGCGCCGCTCGTTCATCACTGGCACAAGCGGTTTATCCGGAAGATA is part of the bacterium genome and harbors:
- a CDS encoding iron-sulfur cluster assembly accessory protein, which produces MDSVTDKEKKLTIEVTDKAVENIKRLQEKEGKADTVVRVGVRGGGCSGLSYVLQFESAEKAGLMDHVIEKDGARIVIDKKSLIFLAGTTLDFDDGLMGKGFTFKNPNAHQTCGCGESFSA
- a CDS encoding response regulator; the encoded protein is MAAGGPGPKGRILVVDDDKVTTAMIEKVLSKEGFEVAVVNDPKEALNAELPFTPQVILMDVLMPGVSGIELTRLLKKGLESHPIRIIIFSALKGKADIEKALEAGADAYLTKPVERKQLIQQVFTQLRAVKAEETITEIRDLTSTREGAPTARLEAIARLLRENGFDS
- a CDS encoding IscS subfamily cysteine desulfurase — encoded protein: MSLKFPIYMDYQATTPLDERVLEEMRPYFTEKFGNAASRNHSYGWEAEKAVDQSREKLAAVIGADPREIIFTSGATESDNMALKGVAEMYKSKGKHIVTSGIEHKAIIDSAKRLETWGFDVTYIDPPEDAITTAKMVEDALREDTILVSIMAANNEVGVLNPIGEIGKLCRDRDIFFHTDATQGYGKIPIDVDEMCIDLLSASGHKIYGPKGVGLLYVRRRKPRVRLSPLIDGGGHERGMRSGTLPTHQIVGTLNVTGIVGFAKAAELCAEEMEEENIRLVNLRDRFKSILFESLEEVYINGHETKRLAGNLNVSFPYVEGESLIMGLSDVAVSSGSACTSASLEPSYVLKGMGRGDELAHSSIRFGLGRFTTEEEVEYVAEKAVEIVNRLREMSPLYEMVKEGVDLSKVEWQSH
- a CDS encoding enoyl-CoA hydratase-related protein: MAEEKFAGGKLILRREGPIATVVLNHPEKMNAIELEMWAGLGRILPRLEKDDTVRVLVFRGAGVKAFSAGADISRFKSERFSSAQARAYAENGFWAVDAIEAFSKPTLSLIEGACVGGGAELASSTDIRIAGESSRFGVPTAKLGLVAGHAELRRFLNIIGPARTLEMLYTARLFSAQEMLAAGFLSRVVPDAEVEKTVYETAGRIASLAPLVHHWHKRFIRKILSDPSLSDLTEEEIAEQFACFDTADFREGVSAFLEKRTPQFKGE
- a CDS encoding arsenate reductase ArsC, which produces MAKTRILFLCTGNSCRSQMAEGWARHLRGDRIAPFSAGIEAHGLNPRAVRAMEEAGVGISGQSSKTLAALSGTTFDYVVTICGHAHEACPAFPGGAKIIHRGFDDPPLLAKGAGTEEEAMLHYRRVRDEIRAFIETLPGALADRSEGG
- a CDS encoding complex I NDUFA9 subunit family protein is translated as MKVFVTGGSGYVGETLLHQLSEAGHEIRVLSRDPEPARQRLTSIRGVYPVGGDITQSSIDQLAALMKKCEAVIHLVGVIIEKGTGGFEAVHVEGTRRVVEAAKRAGVKRFVHMSALGTREGAVARYHKTKWAAEQIVRESGIAWTILRPSILFGEKDEFLNTFAGIARISPALPVIGSGKGKLQPIWVEDVCRCFTRALERPETGGKVFELGGEKAYALKEILRMLLRASGKKRLLIHLPVLLARLQAALFDVLPGKPPFTADQITMLGEDNVCDPGPMKAAFDLAPRSLEDYMEKSFGHAPA
- the hscA gene encoding Fe-S protein assembly chaperone HscA, translating into MSEVVGIDLGTTNSLVAIMKDGRPEVLVPEGERPLLPSVVSVRPDRTLVGDAAQADRLTNSRNVFFSIKRFMGRGYADLEKDLRHMPFQIDPTQPDVVHVLARGRAYSAPEVSALILRELKLRAEKTLKRPVLRAVVTVPAYFNDAQRQATKDAGRLAGLEVLRIINEPTAASLAYGLHKRDRGVVAVFDLGGGTFDISILRIKDGVFEVLATGGDTHLGGDDFDRAIADHLFAKVKAETGADLAADPGAVAALAVASEKAKRDFTESDRTEIALENPGDTDLSWKCTLTRQEMEEIVSPIARRTITPCRRALADAGIAPEEVDEVILVGGSTRMPLIRRMVEEFFGQTPHSELNPDEVVALGAAVQADILAGGRKDMLLLDVTPLSLGIETMGGAMGWIVPRNTTIPTSARETYTTFKDNQTGVDIHVLQGERELAKDNRSLARFKLGIDPGPAGLARIEVNFLVDANGILSVTARDMRTGKAASVDVQPSYGLTDEQVEHMLLDSFEYAEEDIRARQLLEACNEAETMLIATARALQSYSGAESDAKEAERVTAAVAALEGAVRGGSAPAIREKIDALNEVTMPLAERMMDNVLKAALQNKKVSEALSD
- a CDS encoding 2Fe-2S iron-sulfur cluster-binding protein, with the protein product MAKLFFRDEDKEIEIRAGENILEVALENGIHLDHACGGVCACSTCHVKILEGGDFFPEAEEEEEDQLDNARDVDLNSRLACQSVLVRDTNEAIVVEIPFWNVNLVKEGPDAAREAH
- the mutY gene encoding A/G-specific adenine glycosylase, producing MPNKTAESHRSENTRLPEARWRRAIRERLLRWYDREKRELPWRGEKDPYRIWVSESMLQQTRAETVRARYLPFLARFPTIAALADAPLESVLAEWQGMGYYARARNLHRAARRIADAMGGKLPEGREALRALPGVGPYMAGALASIAFGERTAAVDGNVLRVLSRLLDCALPVDAPKGRAFIEEEAEALVPSSRPGDFNQALMDLGARICTPRNPACGACPLRLLCAAREAGTVSRRPRKKKKTPPAKTTAVQLWGEQAGRLLLRKRPDEGLFGGMWELPGEMAEGHARSAKAPLLEKICAAHFGAGWRAGPEIARLERTLTHRKIRFIVHAALPASSRRDRRESEDRLWADVEEISALPLSSAQRAVLRAVHESRNGTP
- the hscB gene encoding Fe-S protein assembly co-chaperone HscB, translating into MKTKRQDKARESFQIFGESGEVQPIPAGLDHFAFLGLPRRMRLDEKELEKRYYALSKKLHPDYHQGETASVRIRILDASARLNEAYKILKDPLRRAVYLVELESGKMAENDTAPPLELMEEILEAQEAVAELKCCDGEEDAAQQLRNRLKAARECFEVLRAGQWATLEALSGKWDAAAAAEISPSDEIIDKMRSVLGQRNYINNVLRSIEDALLVAL
- a CDS encoding Rrf2 family transcriptional regulator, whose translation is MFTFSKRTDYGLMALAHLASQEEGEATNAKAIAARYGLPSELLAKTMQQLAKSGIVDSRNGPKGGYVLSRRPESISVVEIIEAIEGPVALANCQVGVPADCDQFGTCPIVQPMERIQGKVIELLSRMTLLDMTNTPLGVFQ
- the iscU gene encoding Fe-S cluster assembly scaffold IscU translates to MAYSDKVVDHYNNPRNVGSLDKNDQSVGTGVVGAPECGDVMKLQIKVNPEGVIEDAKFKTFGCGSAIASSSLATEWLKGKTIDEAEEIKNTQIVEELSLPPVKIHCSVLAEDAIKTALNDFREKNSLPVAEKKGHH
- a CDS encoding ABC transporter substrate-binding protein; this translates as MAQGSAGIMRPDRLLHPARFFVFLWLFVSASAGAPFLTAEAAPVERYVLGAALELSGAGAAFGKEARDAILLEVDRINRLGAGQSPRREIWLIILDTAGLPAKAASAVRNLALDHNAVAIIGPTEPTSALWAAAEAERQRVPFISLSSAGDLFEEPKKWVFSSAQSFSMQAQRILQHMQGLGMRKAAVLAPEDEYGAHGRERLSALAPEAGISLVLNEAHSPQEHNFLPFIQQAMARSADVFLGWTRNESRLALLRARLALDADLPVYLSAPFLRPQNEKENSRVMAGVRFPAHRILATDLLPPEEPGLGEVQWFRAAFSYRFQRPPGGMAAYAADAVRIFAEATSSKKIDRSTVQRKIEEMRSFMGLTGRFRFSRRRHQGLSADSYLMIRVGEDGKWELDRSPKVPPPSP
- the iscX gene encoding Fe-S cluster assembly protein IscX yields the protein MQKLSWDDAEDIGIALFEKHPDTDPLSVRFTDLHEWVCNLKDFVGDPMESNEGKLEAIQMAWLTEYQEENGG